A region from the Rhodamnia argentea isolate NSW1041297 chromosome 7, ASM2092103v1, whole genome shotgun sequence genome encodes:
- the LOC115740751 gene encoding superoxide dismutase [Fe], chloroplastic isoform X3: protein MATSTPPAKLELRPPPYPLDALEPHMSQNTMSFHWGKHHRAYVDNLNKQIVGTELQGKSLEDVMIRTYNKGDLLPPFNNAAQVWNHDFFWDSMKPGGGGKPSGELLKAIERDFGSFEKFSEEFRSAAATQFGSGWAWLVYTVNPRPSDGKELLVLKTPNAVNPLVLGYTALLTIDVWEHAYYLDYQNRRPDYISIFMEKLVSWDAVSAKLEVAKSRVA from the exons ATGGCGACTTCGACCCCTCCTGCAAAACTCGAGCTTAGGCCTCCCCCATATCCCCTG GATGCGCTGGAACCACACATGAGCCAGAACACCATGTCGTTTCACTGGGGAAAGCATCACAGAGCATACGTCGATAATCTGAACAAGCAGATCGTCGGGACGGAGCTGCAAGGGAAGTCCTTGGAGGACGTTATGATTCGGACCTACAATAAGGGCGACCTCCTTCCTCCGTTCAATAACGCTGCTCAG GTCTGGAACCACGACTTCTTTTGGGATTCAATGAAACCTGGTGGGGGAGGAAAGCCATCTGGCGAGCTTCTGAAGGCGATCGAGAGAGATTTCGGTTCTTTTGAGAAGTTCTCTGAAGAGTTCAGATCGGCTGCTGCCACCCAGTTCGGTTCTGGTTGGGCTTGGCTTGTTT ATACAGTTAATCCCCGTCCATCGGATGGGAAGGAGCTTCTAGTGTTGAAGACTCCCAATGCTGTGAATCCCCTGGTTCTGGGCTACACG GCACTCCTCACGATCGATGTATGGGAG CATGCTTACTACCTTGACTATCAG AACCGACGACCTGATTACATATCAATCTTCATGGAGAAGCTTGTTTCCTGGGATGCAGTTAGTGCTAAACTTGAGGTTGCAAAGTCTCGAGTTGCCTAA
- the LOC115740751 gene encoding superoxide dismutase [Fe], chloroplastic isoform X4, whose translation MATSTPPAKLELRPPPYPLDALEPHMSQNTMSFHWGKHHRAYVDNLNKQIVGTELQGKSLEDVMIRTYNKGDLLPPFNNAAQVWNHDFFWDSMKPGGGGKPSGELLKAIERDFGSFEKFSEEFRSAAATQFGSGWAWLVFNPRPSDGKELLVLKTPNAVNPLVLGYTALLTIDVWEHAYYLDYQNRRPDYISIFMEKLVSWDAVSAKLEVAKSRVA comes from the exons ATGGCGACTTCGACCCCTCCTGCAAAACTCGAGCTTAGGCCTCCCCCATATCCCCTG GATGCGCTGGAACCACACATGAGCCAGAACACCATGTCGTTTCACTGGGGAAAGCATCACAGAGCATACGTCGATAATCTGAACAAGCAGATCGTCGGGACGGAGCTGCAAGGGAAGTCCTTGGAGGACGTTATGATTCGGACCTACAATAAGGGCGACCTCCTTCCTCCGTTCAATAACGCTGCTCAG GTCTGGAACCACGACTTCTTTTGGGATTCAATGAAACCTGGTGGGGGAGGAAAGCCATCTGGCGAGCTTCTGAAGGCGATCGAGAGAGATTTCGGTTCTTTTGAGAAGTTCTCTGAAGAGTTCAGATCGGCTGCTGCCACCCAGTTCGGTTCTGGTTGGGCTTGGCTTGTTT TTAATCCCCGTCCATCGGATGGGAAGGAGCTTCTAGTGTTGAAGACTCCCAATGCTGTGAATCCCCTGGTTCTGGGCTACACG GCACTCCTCACGATCGATGTATGGGAG CATGCTTACTACCTTGACTATCAG AACCGACGACCTGATTACATATCAATCTTCATGGAGAAGCTTGTTTCCTGGGATGCAGTTAGTGCTAAACTTGAGGTTGCAAAGTCTCGAGTTGCCTAA